In Camelus dromedarius isolate mCamDro1 chromosome 16, mCamDro1.pat, whole genome shotgun sequence, the genomic stretch AGTTTTCTATAAAAGGGAATAGCATGAAAGCAGTGTTTGAGAAGATTGTTTGATCTTCCGGATACAGATAGAGAAGTAAAAATTAGAAGCAGGGAGAGCAGCTGAGATACTACAGTAATAAGGTAGTAAGGCTTTATAGTTGGTGATTGTataagaagcaaaagcaaaaatagggGTCAAATGTAATTCTGAAATTTTTGGTTTAGGGTCACTAGTAGAATGATAATACTTGAAACAAAAATAACTGTActtggggaggaaagaaaagaacagatgtCTAAACATACTTTAGTTCAAGGTGACCTTGATATCCAAGTGGCAGTGTCCATGAGGCAGTTGGAGATACATGGGTTTAGAGCTCAAGTATAAAGAATGGAGAATCAATTTGGGATTATCAGCCTAATACGTAAATCTTTGGGGATGGGTAGAGATTGGGGCATATGGCTAAATGTTAGCTAGGAATTAAGGAGACCAAGAGAAGAGTCGTTGTGTAAGTGATTAGAGGTAGAGGAGGAAAGCCAAGATAGTTCACTGTCCCAAAACCCAAAGAGAAGCAAGGGCAGTCATCAGTGAAGCTGAGGGAAGTCAAGGAAAATAACTAGTTTCTATAACCATTCAGTTTACACAAAGAAAGTAATTGGTCATCTAAGAGAGGGTGCAAATTGGCAGGTTTGGTGTACcacagttttctaatttttttaaagtttattggtTAGCAACAAATAAAAATGGGAATATTTGTCATGGGAACTTGGATTTATGGCTTCTTACAAAATCTGAAAATCTGGCTGTGCTGGGCCAGTGTTTGTACAGAGCAGCAGTTCAGCAGTAGCCAGTAAGTGGCTGCCTCTTAGACAGCCTGAGTCCCCCAGCACTACTGTCTCTGCTGAGCCATACATTGACTTTATTTGCTTGGCCATCCCTCTAGGCATTTGGGGTTTTTAAGGAAGAATCTGTGATTTAACTCAAATCGACATTAActtaccataatttttttttattcctagtttCTTTCAGTTCATTATTTGGaatcttcactctttttcatgttttttcttttttagaggcTGCCtccatttgaaacattttctcagggaCCTACATTGCAGTTCACTCTTCGTTGGACAGGAGAGACCAATGATAAATCTACAGCTCCTATCGCCAAGCCTCTTGCCACTAGAAATTCAGAGAGCCTCCATCAAGAAAACAAGCCTGGCTCAGTTAAACCTACTCAAACTATTGGTAAGAAAATATTACTGTCAAAATAATACTTTGCAGAATTAGGACTTAGGCTTTAGATTAATTTGCTTGTCTTTTGCTCCAGTAATTCTTTGGGAAATACTATTTGATTTATTAAACAGACAATAAAGTATTAATCctatattaaatataaagtttTGTGTTGAGATGCTAATCCACAGTTCTTTATTCAAAACCTACTTGTGCCAGATGTATGTGAGAATTTGggggtgtttttggtttttataagCATGGTATAGTATGCAGTACATGTGCTGTGTATCATACAACACCTCCAGATGAGGTCTTACAGCTTTATGTCAATTTAGGACAAGTCTTTCCACTAAATAAATTTGTCTCAAACTCATGAGAAAGTTActggttttcagagctttttaGATTTTGGAATTAAGTCTATAAAAGGCTTTGGAActgtaagctttttaaaattcacgTAAGAATTTGTGTATGTTATACAACTGACTTTAGTATTTCAGAGTGTTTGTACAAATTTAGGGCTGGAAGAGGATCATCATAACCTAAATTTTACTAGGTTACaatttttcagtaaatttttaagagggaaaaacatttacaaattgtGGCAGAGTTCACCCGGCTAGGTTAAGGCTCAGGTTGCAgtattctttcattttgtatctgCCTGATAGGAACACTGTCCTTGACCTGAGAGCATTCATGTGTTTATATCTAACTCTGTGTAAAGAAGGCAGAAAGCTTAAGATAGCTGTCTTTGACATTATCCACTCATGTCTGTTAATTATGTGTAGGTCAGTAAGAGTCAGATTCAAGAGATACAAGAAATGACCCATGTCACGGGAAAGATTTCCCAAGTAAATTGGTCTGGGCACTTAAAATATTCTGTGTCCAGTCAAATAGAtaaaagagttttaaagaaactgagaagaaatgTTTTATACACATATGAAATGGTTACTTTTgtcagggaaaataaaatttttaagtctGTAAAGTAATACACCAAAATTATTAGCAATGATTCTCTTTTGGATTTAGGGTGATATTAATacaattgtttttatttaatttctgttaaACCAGCATTTAGTGGATGTGTGCTCACTGCTCTGCACTGGGAATACAAAGACCAATCAAAATCACACTCTCACCTCAAAGTGCTTAAGACATCACAGTGACTGCATATAATCACTTGGggttatttttataatgttttaggACATAGGTAgtggtttttaaaggaaaaaaaatggttccTGCCAATAAAGGCCTTAATATCTGATGAGGGGTGCTGATTAAGGAGATTGTTTCCATGAACATCAGTTGAGGATTAGAAGAGAAATTGTGTTAAATACCATAAGAAGAATTTTGCGAAACCTTTAATGTTTAATTGTTTTCATAAGatacattattttactttttagaagcaagtattttcattaaatattaaagtCTATGTTTTCAGCTGTTAAAGAATCATTGACTACGGATCtgcaaacaagaaaagaaaaagatacttcaAATGAAAACcgacaaaaattaagaatattttatcaGGTAAATATAGCTGAACCTTTTTTAAGTAATGATGAGATGCCTTTGTTTTGCATGTTTCATCTgaaatattttggcatattttaataaaaacaatgcctctgatttgattttccttttatattgttttaactatttttaaaggtGATATTGAAACAAAATATGTTGAGATATGTAAGTTGGAGATTtgctgtttggtttttgtttttttgttatttttaaagttcctttaTAACAACAATACAAGACAGCAAACTGAAGCAAGAGATGACCTGCATTGCCCGTGGTGCACTCTGAACTGCCGCAAACTTTACAGCTTGCTCAAGCATCTGAAGCTCTGCCACAGCAGGTTCATCTTCAATTATGTTGTGAGTaacttctcattttttcttcCTAATAATACATTATACAATATTAAGACAATTTGACTTTCAGAAATTGTACTTCATGCAAAATACCAAAGTTTCTTCATTTGATGGACTGCTGTGAATTACAGTGAATGATACACAGtttacatatatttgcatatggTACCTATACTGACTCACATAATCCTCACACTAGCTCTCTGAATTAAGCGGTAATTTCCTTATCCTTGCTCAGACAGGAAATAATTTGTACAAAGTTACCAAGCCAGTAGATGTCTCAGCCAGGATTTTAACACAGATCTTTCTGGCTTCCTGTTCACCATGCTGGAATGCCTGGCTTAGTTTTCAAAACATTAAGAACtcacaaatactttttaattaattaaatttgagGGATAGGTATTTAGGGTaagataattaatattttcttttcctaaaccCCTTGCCATTTTTGTTACAGTATCATCCAAAAGGTGCTAGGATAGATGTTTCTATCAACGAGTGTTATGATGGCTCCTATGCAGGAAATCCTCAGGATATTCATCGCCAACCTGGATTTGCTTTTAGTCGCAATGGACCAGTAAAGAGAACACCTATCACACACATTCTTGTGTGCAGGTAGGTAAAAAGGTCATACAACAAAAGTTTATTCTCTGATTTATTGATGATGTCGGAGGAATAAAAGGGAGCCAGACAAAGGTACTATTTAGGTGGGAGTCCTAATTTCAGTATTAGCTGAGTCTCCCGGGCTGGTATACTACTTTATAACCCTCCTGGCTCCTGTTTCTGCAGAGGTTTTCTCACTTCCTCCTTACAGCTTATTGCTGTGGTGTTAATGTCACTACTGCTCTAGTGGTCAGGGGGATTAGAGAAGTCTCCCAGTGGAGGTTTCTGGATGCATAACTAGGTAGAATCCTGTAAGAGAGGAATGTACTCTATTTGGGTGGTGTGAAATATAAAGAACCCTCTCCATGTTACTGAATTTATTACATCAAGCTTTCTTTTCATTAGGCCAAAACGAACAAAAGCAAGCATGTCTGAATTTCTTGAATCTGAAGATGGAGAAGTGGAACAGCAACGAACATACAGCAGTGGACACAATCGTCTGTATTTCCATAGTGACACTTGTTTACCTCTCCGTCCACAAGAAATGGAAGTAGATAGTGAAGATGAAAAAGATCCTGAATGGCTAAGAGAAAAGACCAttactgtaattattattattgtatcatAATATTATTGACAgtgattttagaattttatgattaaatgacttttatttaaaaactaataattatttaataagaaTTAAACTTTTGATTTAATGTAAAGGAACTTTTTCTAAATTAAGGGATTTAGGAATCCACAGTTTTTATACTTGTGTCATTTTACTAGTTACCAACTAAAGGAAATACTAATTTTCctgtgatttttgtattttttttttaattttatttataggtAACTTTCATAatttagaatttcctttttaaaattactacttAAATAGacattgtttttaataaacattacCACTGTGCTGttataaataagttgtggtatttttaattgcaaaaaaattctatttttgacAATCTCACAATTTGTTCTTAGAAGTACCTATTATATTTATTCTGtatttaatagatattttttctttccttttataaagCAAATTGAGGAATTTTCTGATGTtaatgaaggagagaaagaagtgaTGAAACTCTGGAATCTCCATGTCATGAAGCATGGGTAGGGTATTTCTAAATTCAAATATTCCATTTCCTTTATGCTCTTTTTGCTGCTTCACATTCTATAAATCTACCTGTGTTAGAATCTTATGTAAAATTCTGTTAATTTAGATGTAACATTCCTAAATATGCTAATTCAAGAATTACATTTGCATAAAGAAATATGGTGATCCTCAAAGAATGTATAAGGAAGGTGCTAGCTATAACAGCAGAGTTTTATTTAATGAgcaccccctccttttttttttaataacaccaTTTTCATTCCTTTAATTGCTAGGGAATACAAAAATAACATGCCACATTCTCCACACCTGGAAATCCTGAAAACTCTCACACTTAATtactacagttttttttaattgcttaattattcagaataaaatataaacagcttTTCTGATTTCTTACTACTGCTTCATAAAGGTCAAGGTTAGAACAGTCcttatttctcttgcctttgtGGTTAAAGCATTGTTTTTCCTGCAgatctgcctccttccctgtaTGAACTATTCCCCTGTCAGTACACGTGTTTTCCTTCTCTACCTTCATTAGTGTTAGATCCTCAGAGGCGTTCCTGTACAGCACAAGTATTTAAggttttttcatttctgataagtgaaataaatgggAGGGGgcacttttgtttctttattcttggGGAGTGAAGAGGAGTTCGTCCAGATGTTTGGGTGCATGGTCTATAGCCTTTTTTTGTTAACTGCCTTGAGCTAAGAATAGTCTTCACATTTTTATGggttgtaaaaaagaaaaaagaggaagatgacAGAGATCACATATGGCTtgtaaagactgaaatatttactatctagccttttacagaaaatgtttgcctgGTCCCTGGTCTAGTTGTAAAACCCAGTTAAAGTAAACCCATGAATAAAGTATGTATGTGGAGGCTTGGCtgaaatctgtttttccttttgttcagatacGCCAGTTTCAAGATAGAATTTTGGTCAAATTACTTAAAATTGAGTTCTGTTTTAATTCCTTGATCTAAATCTGTTAGCATAACAACTATTAGGTTCATTATATACTGGCATTATAAAGTGGCAGGTAGTTGGTAAACAATTTGGAATTTTTCAAATCTGCAGGCAAGACTTACAGACTCTGTTGGACTCTCAGTTTCAGTGGGTAACTGAGCAGCCTTCTCCTGTTGGGTTTAATTTGGTTGTCTCAAATTTTATTCATTGTATATGCACCCTTTTTGCTTTCCACCGAAACAGTCATGCTGACCACATTTGTTGTGACATCTTCATTTTTTCAAAGGTTTACCATGAACTGAAAATGTAGACAAACACTGCTTCTAAAATAGGAAAGAGAGAATAGTTAGTATTATATAGTTTATGAGAAGTGGTGCTGgcaagtgaaaatattttaattgctgtATGTAATTTCATTagggaaaacagaaatgacaTCTGTTTTAGCTCTATTAAATCTCTCTGAATTTCTAAAATGGTAAGCTCATTCAGGTGGTTGAATTTCAGATTCACTATAGTTTTACTAAGTTAAATCATCATTTATGGATTTGGATATAGTCTTACTGTTCTTTAATGGTTATCACTGTTGTGTTTGACAGAAATGCTTTGTATTGCTATTgatgttttgtgttgtttttattaaatagGTTTATTGCTGACAATCAAATGAATCATGCCTGTATGCTGTTTGTAGAAAACTATGgacagaaaataattaagaagaATTTATGTCGAAACTTCATGCTTCATCTAGTCAGCATGCATGACTTTAATCTCATTAGCATAATGTCAATAGATAAAGCTGTTACCAAGCTCCGTGAAATgcaacaaaaattagaaaaaggagaaTCTGCTTCCCCTGCAAATGAAGAAATCACTGAAGAACAAAATGGAACAGCAAATGGATTTAGTGAAATTAACTCAAAAGAGAAAGCTTTGGAAACAGATGGTGTCTCAGGGGTTTCAAAacagagcaaaaaacaaaaactctgaaaagaaaagGTCTAACCCATGTTATGGACAAACACTGAAATTTCATTCTAGGGAATTCAGTCTCTAggaagagttttgttttgtttttaatcatagGTTCCAAACAGGCACTGTCAGATGAAGTAAATGATTTCAACAAGGATATTTTTATCAGGGTTCTACTTGACTTCATTATGCAGCATTACATGTGTATCAGTTTTATTGATGTCATTAAAACATTCTCAAGTTTGAGCATGAAAAGCAATACttcaaagaaagtatttttaacttcAACAGTTGTCTTATGAAATATATTGAATTGATAATCTAGAACTTATTtcatatacttaaatttttttttttgcatttgtgacTGGCTGTTTTTCTACTTTGTAATTGTGAGACATTTTCTTGGGGAGGGAATTGGAATGTggttcccttttttaaaaattggagatTTTTGTGAAATTATGTTGCATTACTGTTTGCAGTCAAACCTTGATCCTTGATTTTGAAATCATTTATCAGTTTGGATTGAAAAATTACAACATAAGATATTTACATTATGTAAAttcatcttaaaatttaaaagtagcaCTTCTTCATCTTATGCCTGTTTGAGAACATGTTAATTTTTCATTGTTGACAGTGAAGTGTCATGGTGGTTTATAAGGTTACTgaccatttatttttatgtggatAATTTTAGTGCATTGCTCACccagtatatttttttaaacttgaacgttttgctgtttttgttttttttttttttttcctttcccaattAGGTAATCACATGGAAAATTCAGCTGTCCACATCTCTTCATTAGGATTGTAAACCAAGGGAAGAAcgagtttgagatttttttaagatGCCACTTTCGAGGGAGGAAATGTTCTATAAAAATGAACCGGAAAAATgttctaacttttttttctttgcaaggATGTCTTTGTAATGTATTTCATGATTAGAATATCCAATACAGATAAGCTGACTTGAATCGTTTTGAGCAATTTTGCCCTGTGTTATATGTGTTTTATGCACATATTTGCAGTTGGATTTTCTCCAACAGAAAGTGGTTTCACTACTGGCACATTACCAAGCACCAATAGATTTTTATTCCAACTCCAAGCACTGTGGTTGAGTAACATCACCTCAATTTTTTATTATCCTTAAAGATAattgcattttcatattctttatttataAAGGATCAATGCTGCTGTAAATacaggtatttttaatttttttatttcattccacCACCATCAGATGCAGTTCCCTGTTTTGTTTAATGAAGGGATATATAAGCTTTCTAATGGTGTCTtcagaaatttataaaatgtaaatactgaTTTGGTCTTTAAGATGTGTTTAACTGTGAGACTATTTAACTAATAGTGTGGATGTGATTTGTCATCCAGTATTAAGTTCTTAGtcattgatttttgtgtttaaaaaaataggaaagagggAAACTGCAGCTTTCATTACAGACTCCTTGATTGGTAAGCTCTCCAAATGATGAGTTAGAGTAAACTCTGATTATGCCTCTGGATAGTGGATTTTGAGCAATTCTCTCGGGCTTTAATTTGCTAAAGCTGTGcacatatgtaaaaaaaaaaaagatagattatTTTAGGGGAGATGTAGGTGTAGAATTATTGCTTATGTCATTTCTTAAGCAGTTATGCTCTTAATGCTTAAAAGAAGGCTAGCATTGTTTGCACAAAAAGTTGGTGATTCCCTCCCCCAAATAGTAATGAAATTACTTCTGTTGAGTAAACTTTTTATGTCATCTTATAATAAAAGCTGAAAAAGTCCCtttgtttctatttataaaaaaaaaagcttttctatATGTACCCTTGATAAGagattttgaagaaatcatgtaAGATGATAAAGCATTTGAATGGTACAgtagatgtaaaaaaaaattcagtttaaaaagaacgtttgtttttacattaaatgtttatttgaaatcAAATGATTTTGTACATAAAGTTCAATAATATAAAAGCTgtattctgttttggttttgttttttattattatgcatTGTTAATATGTGCACAAAAATTTTGGCTTAGGATAGTAAGGATCCAGAAAAAATAATACACCCTTTGGTCAGAGCTGTAGTTCAGAATAATGTCAATATTAGTTAATGTAACAGCTATCCATCTTTTGGGTATgcgttttttttgttattttctttgaatttatcttGGCCTTCaaaaagcccataaaaactaaattaaaaagtaaacaaaaagccCATACAAAAGATAATTATAAAGTGATATcttgtataataaaaatatactacaaTTCTGTGAGGTCAGTAGTTGTACAGAAGTGTTGCCGATTCCACTGTTCTCGCTTTATGTACTGGTTTTTTTGTACTTTGCTTTATGTACAAGCTTGTTGCTTGTACATGTTGCTGTGTATTTGAGCTGAGTGCCCCTCTGCTTCTGAAGCTAACTTTCTTTTAAGCATCTGCTTCCTGTTCATTATACTGCTAAGTCAGTCGCACTGGCTTTAGTACTGCCTCACGGTCTCAGTTGGTGCTCAGATATTTGGTCGCATGAACTGAAGGCTTTACATGCCATGCTAAGTGTTTGGATTTCAGGCAATAGGAAGTATTTGGAGATTTACTGCCAGATAGGACACCACCAATTTGTTACCGGTGAGCCATGGTTACAAGAATTTGGGAGGGGAGAAGCACTACATAGGGAGAGTCACTAGGATGCTATGGAAATCCAGGTGAAATTTCCAACTAGAACACTGCCTGTCATGAAGTGCCCAAGAAGTAATCACTGAGTGGTGGTTCAGTGTGAAGGAATGAAAATGTACTAATATGCAGTGACAAAGCCAAGAGAGGAGAGTTTCAAAAAAGAAGCAGTAGTCCTGTAACAGAAAAGTAAGATGGTAACTTTAAGGGATTTAAGTGATAGAAAACAGCTTTAATGAGTTTAGTAAATGGAAGATGAGTTGGAGAAATTTATCATGAATAATATGTAAAAATGAGGCCACAGCAAGAGTGGGACAAAGGAAGGATCAGGGCGAGTGGATGGGAAGGTTGATTGTAGActaaagaaaacagatcaaagaTATAAGTCGCcagaaaaaggaaggaatgagATCAAAGACATGGATTCAGCTTGCTAAAGATGAAAGTTTGCTGTTAATActgttggttaaaaaaaaaaaatggggaaatggGGACTCAAGACATTTCTggtggaaaaataaattagaaccTCTGGAGAGAGCAATTTGGTACTTTCTATTAAAATCATGATGCATTTAACCTTTTTGCCCTAACAATTCCATCCTTAGGAATTTATCCAACAAATGGGAACATACATAAGCTGACAAATTGTTACCTCTGTTGAAAATAGATTAGACACAAGTCATGAGTAGGAGACTAGTTAACTTATCATAGTCCATATAGGTAGAAT encodes the following:
- the SUZ12 gene encoding polycomb protein SUZ12 isoform X2 → MAPQKHGGGGGGGSGPSAGSGGGGFGGSAAVAAATASGGKSGGGGCGGGGSYSASSSSSAAAAAGAAVLPVKKPKMEHVQADHELFLQAFEKPTQIYRFLRTRNLIAPIFLHRTLTYMSHRNSRTNIKSLSAHLQLTFTGFFHKNDKPSQNSENEQNSVTLEVLLVKVCHKKRKDVSCPIRQVPTGKKQVPLNPDLNQTKPGNFPSLAVSSNEFEPSNSHMVKSYSLLFRVTRPGRREFNGMINGETNENIDVNEELPARRKRNREDGEKTFVAQMTVFDKNRRLQLLDGEYEVAMQEMEECPISKKRATWETILDGKRLPPFETFSQGPTLQFTLRWTGETNDKSTAPIAKPLATRNSESLHQENKPGSVKPTQTIAVKESLTTDLQTRKEKDTSNENRQKLRIFYQFLYNNNTRQQTEARDDLHCPWCTLNCRKLYSLLKHLKLCHSRFIFNYVYHPKGARIDVSINECYDGSYAGNPQDIHRQPGFAFSRNGPVKRTPITHILVCRPKRTKASMSEFLESEDGEVEQQRTYSSGHNRLYFHSDTCLPLRPQEMEVDSEDEKDPEWLREKTITQIEEFSDVNEGEKEVMKLWNLHVMKHGFIADNQMNHACMLFVENYGQKIIKKNLCRNFMLHLVSMHDFNLISIMSIDKAVTKLREMQQKLEKGESASPANEEITEEQNGTANGFSEINSKEKALETDGVSGVSKQSKKQKL
- the SUZ12 gene encoding polycomb protein SUZ12 isoform X1, coding for MAPQKHGGGGGGGSGPSAGSGGGGFGGSAAVAAATASGGKSGGGGCGGGGSYSASSSSSAAAAAGAAVLPVKKPKMEHVQADHELFLQAFEKPTQIYRFLRTRNLIAPIFLHRTLTYMSHRNSRTNIKRKTFKVDDMLSKVEKMKGEQESHSLSAHLQLTFTGFFHKNDKPSQNSENEQNSVTLEVLLVKVCHKKRKDVSCPIRQVPTGKKQVPLNPDLNQTKPGNFPSLAVSSNEFEPSNSHMVKSYSLLFRVTRPGRREFNGMINGETNENIDVNEELPARRKRNREDGEKTFVAQMTVFDKNRRLQLLDGEYEVAMQEMEECPISKKRATWETILDGKRLPPFETFSQGPTLQFTLRWTGETNDKSTAPIAKPLATRNSESLHQENKPGSVKPTQTIAVKESLTTDLQTRKEKDTSNENRQKLRIFYQFLYNNNTRQQTEARDDLHCPWCTLNCRKLYSLLKHLKLCHSRFIFNYVYHPKGARIDVSINECYDGSYAGNPQDIHRQPGFAFSRNGPVKRTPITHILVCRPKRTKASMSEFLESEDGEVEQQRTYSSGHNRLYFHSDTCLPLRPQEMEVDSEDEKDPEWLREKTITQIEEFSDVNEGEKEVMKLWNLHVMKHGFIADNQMNHACMLFVENYGQKIIKKNLCRNFMLHLVSMHDFNLISIMSIDKAVTKLREMQQKLEKGESASPANEEITEEQNGTANGFSEINSKEKALETDGVSGVSKQSKKQKL